The proteins below are encoded in one region of Terriglobia bacterium:
- a CDS encoding plasma-membrane proton-efflux P-type ATPase: MPIPQDVVDSTESWEKLAPEIVLARLDSTIERGLTEAEVAKRHTVYGANAVEEKRTSLVLLVLKKFWGPSAWMLETILVLSVVLGKRVDAWVVGGLLILNATISVTQEKRAQSTVETLKQRLQITTRTLRNGQWGPLAADLLVPGDIVRLRMGDLVPADVKVLVGELSVDQAALTGESNVVSKSRGDLAFAGSLVKRGESTGIVVLTGGRTYFGKTIELVQLARPKLHMEEVVGKLVRWLFVIIGSLVLLVTAMAPYHGYSLLKILPLSLVLLMSAIPVALPVMFTVSTALAAQKLSKKGVLVTRLSAAEDAATMDVLCVDKTGTITQNLLKVTLIEPEPGFSNEDLLLFACLASNESNQDTIDLALLQEAAERKIDLKSYQQLRFTPFSPESRRTEALVSGPRGQFQVMKGAVRTLLQLAPVPPEREEAINHALSEAAAKGYRTLGIARAVSKDSHLAFAGLLSLYDAPREDSKSLIQHLGSLGVEVKMLTGDARPVAREIAKEVGLGEVISMADFRTPSSANKASVSEAVLHASGIAEVFPEDKFAVIGALQTRGHVVGMTGDGVNDAPALQAAEVGIAVSTATDAAKSAASVVLTAEGLGGIVDLVENGRAVYQRILTWVINKISRTVLKSGFVVVAFLLTGKFVISALAMLVLVFMTDFVKIALATDRVVPSAKPDSWRIGRHIALGIAVGFAMLIEALVVLKVTMRTFAIPAGSPLVNALSFQILLFLAIFSLISIRERGSLLRSRPSATLTAALCADAFLGITIGLAGWLDMPRISWTVILLVLCSSMFACLVLNEGLKRLILRAPIKV, from the coding sequence TTGCCCATTCCCCAAGATGTTGTCGATAGCACTGAGTCCTGGGAGAAACTTGCTCCCGAGATCGTGCTCGCGAGGCTCGACTCCACCATCGAAAGAGGTCTCACCGAGGCTGAGGTCGCCAAACGTCATACAGTTTACGGCGCGAACGCGGTTGAAGAGAAGCGAACAAGCCTGGTTCTTCTTGTTCTCAAGAAATTCTGGGGCCCTTCCGCCTGGATGCTTGAGACGATTCTGGTTCTCTCCGTGGTCCTGGGCAAACGGGTGGACGCCTGGGTGGTCGGAGGTCTGCTTATTCTCAACGCGACTATCAGTGTTACCCAGGAAAAGCGCGCCCAATCTACCGTCGAAACCCTGAAGCAGCGCCTCCAGATCACCACACGTACTTTGCGAAACGGGCAGTGGGGGCCGCTGGCGGCGGACCTCCTCGTCCCCGGCGACATCGTCAGGCTGCGTATGGGAGATTTGGTGCCGGCAGATGTCAAGGTGCTCGTCGGGGAGCTGTCAGTAGACCAGGCCGCCCTCACCGGCGAGAGCAATGTTGTATCCAAATCCCGGGGTGACCTTGCCTTTGCCGGTTCCCTTGTAAAACGGGGGGAAAGCACCGGAATCGTTGTCCTGACGGGCGGAAGAACCTATTTTGGCAAGACGATTGAGCTGGTGCAACTCGCCCGCCCCAAGCTGCACATGGAGGAAGTAGTTGGCAAGCTGGTTCGCTGGCTTTTCGTGATCATCGGCAGCCTTGTTCTGCTGGTTACCGCGATGGCTCCCTATCATGGATACTCTCTTCTGAAGATTCTTCCGCTCAGCCTCGTGCTCCTGATGAGTGCGATTCCGGTTGCGCTGCCGGTTATGTTTACCGTGAGCACGGCACTTGCCGCGCAAAAGCTAAGCAAGAAAGGAGTGCTGGTTACCCGTCTCAGCGCGGCGGAAGATGCAGCGACCATGGATGTGCTGTGTGTTGACAAAACGGGCACCATAACGCAGAACCTGTTGAAGGTCACGTTGATCGAGCCCGAACCGGGCTTCAGCAACGAAGACCTTCTCTTGTTCGCATGCCTTGCTTCAAATGAGTCGAACCAGGACACCATTGATCTTGCCCTGCTCCAGGAGGCAGCAGAGAGAAAGATTGACTTGAAGAGTTATCAGCAGCTCCGGTTTACGCCATTCTCGCCGGAGTCGCGCCGAACGGAAGCCCTGGTGAGCGGGCCGCGAGGACAGTTTCAGGTGATGAAGGGAGCAGTTCGCACTCTGCTGCAACTGGCGCCAGTCCCACCGGAACGAGAAGAGGCAATTAATCACGCCCTGAGCGAGGCAGCAGCCAAAGGGTACCGGACGCTTGGCATTGCGCGGGCAGTTTCCAAAGACTCGCATCTTGCCTTCGCGGGACTTTTGTCTCTCTACGACGCGCCTCGGGAAGACTCGAAGTCTCTGATTCAGCATCTTGGCAGTTTAGGCGTGGAAGTGAAGATGCTCACCGGCGACGCAAGGCCAGTTGCCCGTGAGATCGCAAAGGAAGTCGGCCTCGGTGAAGTGATCAGCATGGCTGATTTTAGAACACCATCGAGCGCGAATAAGGCGTCTGTCTCTGAGGCTGTGCTGCACGCGAGCGGCATCGCCGAAGTATTTCCGGAAGACAAATTCGCCGTGATCGGAGCCCTTCAGACCCGTGGGCATGTTGTTGGCATGACCGGTGACGGAGTCAACGATGCTCCTGCACTCCAGGCCGCCGAGGTTGGAATTGCCGTCAGCACAGCCACCGACGCCGCAAAATCAGCTGCCAGCGTTGTACTCACAGCCGAGGGCCTGGGTGGGATTGTTGATCTGGTTGAGAACGGCCGGGCAGTGTATCAACGGATTCTGACCTGGGTCATTAATAAGATCAGCCGGACCGTTCTTAAGAGCGGCTTCGTGGTTGTAGCTTTTTTGTTGACAGGGAAGTTTGTCATTTCAGCTCTTGCCATGCTGGTTCTGGTGTTCATGACTGATTTTGTAAAGATCGCGTTGGCCACAGATCGGGTGGTCCCTTCGGCCAAGCCCGACAGTTGGCGGATTGGTCGGCACATCGCGCTGGGCATCGCGGTTGGATTCGCCATGCTAATCGAAGCGCTTGTCGTCTTGAAAGTCACCATGAGAACCTTCGCCATCCCTGCAGGATCGCCGCTCGTAAATGCTTTAAGTTTTCAGATTCTTCTGTTTCTGGCGATTTTTTCGCTGATCTCGATCCGTGAGCGCGGCTCCTTATTGCGTTCCCGGCCCAGCGCGACTCTTACGGCTGCTCTTTGTGCTGACGCTTTCCTTGGCATCACTATCGGCCTCGCTGGCTGGCTCGATATGCCGCGCATTTCGTGGACGGTGATTCTGCTTGTTCTTTGTTCTTCGATGTTTGCTTGTCTGGTACTAAACGAGGGCCTCAAGAGACTGATCTTGAGGGCTCCCATTAAGGTGTGA
- a CDS encoding DUF6125 family protein produces the protein MPSKSPNVFAEMGRDDLLRALEMFAKNWLAHDGCWFLAAEERLGQDVAIELDALSWKQFAAAEARRIMATFNIKPDGGLAALEKALGLRLYSVINAQRTEWSDDRRRLRFFMDVCRVQETRRRKGLPDFPCKSVGIVEFETFARTIDSRIRTACLHCPPDAAQDQYCGWEFTLE, from the coding sequence ATGCCTTCTAAATCACCAAACGTGTTCGCCGAAATGGGCCGTGACGACCTGCTCCGGGCATTGGAAATGTTCGCGAAGAACTGGCTCGCGCACGATGGTTGCTGGTTTCTTGCGGCGGAAGAACGCTTAGGACAGGACGTTGCCATCGAGTTGGATGCCCTCTCGTGGAAACAGTTCGCTGCAGCAGAAGCGCGACGCATCATGGCCACCTTCAACATCAAGCCAGATGGTGGTCTTGCGGCTTTGGAGAAAGCCTTGGGCTTGCGTCTCTACAGCGTCATCAATGCACAACGAACCGAATGGTCAGATGATCGCCGGCGCCTGCGCTTCTTCATGGATGTGTGTCGAGTCCAGGAGACCCGGCGACGCAAGGGCCTACCCGACTTCCCATGCAAGAGTGTAGGCATCGTAGAGTTCGAAACCTTTGCTAGAACCATCGATTCCCGTATTCGTACGGCATGCCTGCACTGTCCTCCCGATGCGGCTCAGGACCAGTATTGTGGCTGGGAATTCACGCTGGAATGA
- a CDS encoding ATP-binding protein, which yields MWSRQAIKSRSSFVLALGFGTLIALIAILGIGAIRRARAIYNEMESVQSAYLQTETFRRDIATDMYLADILVRDYLLDPSPQNAPLHRQQLLEIRSSLQKRLDVLATRMAESDSPRLERLQSEVQGYWDSLDPIFAWTPQEKAERSWSFLRHNVLPRRQAVVDLAREIAKLNRDNLERERERTRDSQQVLQAFLSRMLTFALAFGTLVAFLTTYRVATLERRHEEQRREIEQTQANLRKLSRRLVQAQEGERKALSRELHDEVGQTMTALGIEIGHLEKLRAADPQAFHDHIEDAKQLNMKAMRAIRDLAMGLRPSMLDDLGLEPALQWQGREFSRHTGVSASVQVGGILDDLSEAQRTSIYRVVQEALTNCARHAKAKNVLVSVRAEDDQVVVVVQDDGVGFDPSARLRSGLGLLGMQERIQELEGSLKIISGRGRGTTLRAEIPIGVPA from the coding sequence ATGTGGAGCCGACAAGCGATTAAATCTCGCTCTTCTTTTGTATTGGCACTTGGTTTTGGAACCCTGATTGCCCTCATCGCCATTCTTGGAATTGGTGCGATCCGCCGCGCCAGGGCTATCTACAACGAAATGGAAAGCGTTCAAAGTGCGTACCTGCAGACGGAGACGTTCCGGCGGGATATTGCGACGGATATGTACCTAGCGGACATTCTTGTTCGCGACTACCTACTGGATCCTTCGCCTCAGAACGCGCCGCTTCACCGCCAACAGCTTTTGGAAATCCGTTCCTCGCTACAGAAACGGCTAGACGTGCTGGCAACGCGCATGGCAGAGAGCGACAGCCCGCGACTCGAGCGCCTGCAAAGTGAGGTCCAGGGCTACTGGGATTCACTTGATCCTATCTTTGCATGGACTCCTCAAGAAAAGGCCGAGCGGAGTTGGTCGTTCTTGCGCCACAATGTATTGCCCAGACGGCAGGCGGTTGTCGACCTTGCCCGCGAAATCGCAAAGCTGAACCGGGACAATCTGGAACGGGAGCGGGAGAGAACAAGAGACAGCCAGCAAGTGTTGCAAGCATTTCTCTCACGAATGCTGACATTCGCTCTCGCGTTTGGCACTCTCGTGGCCTTTCTGACTACCTACCGGGTCGCCACGCTGGAAAGAAGACACGAGGAACAACGAAGGGAGATTGAACAAACGCAAGCTAACCTAAGAAAATTGTCGCGCAGACTGGTGCAGGCACAAGAGGGCGAGAGAAAGGCCCTTTCTCGAGAGTTGCACGATGAAGTGGGCCAGACGATGACCGCGCTGGGCATAGAAATTGGCCATTTGGAAAAGCTCCGTGCGGCGGACCCGCAGGCCTTTCATGACCACATCGAAGATGCAAAGCAGTTAAATATGAAAGCGATGCGTGCGATACGTGACCTTGCCATGGGCCTTCGTCCGTCCATGCTTGATGATCTTGGATTAGAGCCGGCGCTGCAATGGCAGGGCAGGGAATTCTCTCGCCACACGGGAGTATCCGCAAGCGTGCAGGTGGGTGGGATCCTCGACGATTTGTCGGAAGCTCAGCGTACCTCGATCTATCGAGTCGTCCAGGAAGCGCTCACCAATTGCGCTAGACATGCAAAAGCCAAGAACGTCCTGGTCTCGGTACGGGCTGAGGACGATCAGGTAGTTGTGGTGGTGCAGGATGATGGGGTCGGTTTTGACCCTTCTGCCCGCTTGCGTAGCGGGCTTGGATTGCTCGGCATGCAGGAGAGGATCCAGGAACTGGAAGGTTCGCTGAAGATTATTTCCGGGCGTGGCAGAGGTACGACCTTAAGGGCCGAGATTCCGATCGGGGTTCCGGCATGA
- a CDS encoding response regulator transcription factor: MNKVQILIADDHGIVRKGLRLQLEQSPDFQVVGEAADGREAVRMTEELKPDVVLMDIAMPNLNGIQATAQIVKRSPRTGVIILSMHSDESYLIRTLAAGAKGYLLKDTAEVDLYRAVQVVAQGKSFFSPAIANTLLEDYMRQLQQRGLQDSYDLLTDREKEIFQLLAEGKSNKEVATTLNLSTSTVETHRTRLMQKLDLHSSAEIVLYAVRKKIIS, from the coding sequence ATGAACAAAGTTCAGATCCTAATCGCTGATGATCACGGCATTGTGCGAAAAGGCCTGCGGCTCCAGTTGGAGCAAAGCCCGGATTTTCAGGTTGTCGGAGAGGCCGCAGATGGCCGCGAAGCAGTGCGGATGACCGAAGAGCTGAAGCCGGATGTGGTGTTGATGGATATTGCGATGCCGAATCTCAACGGCATTCAGGCTACAGCCCAAATCGTCAAGCGAAGCCCACGTACGGGGGTCATCATACTAAGCATGCACTCTGACGAGAGTTACTTGATACGAACGCTGGCGGCCGGCGCCAAAGGATATCTGTTGAAAGATACAGCTGAAGTTGATCTCTACCGTGCAGTTCAGGTCGTTGCACAGGGTAAATCATTTTTCAGCCCGGCCATCGCGAACACCCTGCTGGAAGACTACATGCGCCAGCTTCAGCAGCGCGGCCTCCAGGATTCGTATGACTTACTCACGGATCGTGAGAAAGAGATCTTTCAGCTATTGGCGGAAGGCAAGTCAAACAAAGAAGTCGCCACCACGCTGAACCTTTCAACCAGTACCGTTGAAACCCATCGCACGCGGCTGATGCAGAAGCTCGATTTGCACAGCTCGGCAGAAATCGTTCTATACGCGGTCAGAAAAAAGATCATTTCATAA
- the otsB gene encoding trehalose-phosphatase, which translates to MSTAALKCDVSPFFDQLRTATERLLLLDYDGTIAPFSTDRKRALPYPSVAELLESIRCTCRTRVVLISGRSADEIPSLLGLACHPEIWGVHGLERLFPDDRHQVVYLSENTLQALAEARGILDRAGLTELCEFKAGAVAVHWRGLSQRHVEEIRAQIYSLLGPLACRGNLLLTEFDGGAELKARGANKGYAVKTLLSETDDSVPVAYLGDDATDEDAFQAMEDRGLPVLVNRKWRSTRAKMWIQPPEELLQFLNDWIRACGGDV; encoded by the coding sequence ATGAGTACAGCCGCCCTCAAATGTGACGTGAGCCCTTTCTTTGACCAATTGCGCACAGCTACCGAGCGGCTCCTGTTGCTCGACTATGACGGCACAATCGCTCCCTTTTCAACAGACCGCAAACGGGCGCTTCCTTACCCATCCGTGGCGGAACTCCTGGAGAGCATTCGCTGCACGTGCAGGACCAGAGTCGTCTTGATCAGCGGCCGCTCCGCGGACGAGATCCCATCTCTCCTGGGACTTGCCTGCCATCCCGAAATTTGGGGAGTGCACGGGTTGGAACGTCTATTTCCCGACGATCGGCATCAAGTCGTCTATCTTAGCGAGAATACCTTGCAAGCGCTGGCGGAGGCCCGTGGAATCCTCGACCGGGCAGGTTTGACTGAGCTGTGCGAATTCAAAGCAGGAGCAGTGGCGGTCCATTGGCGCGGACTCAGCCAGCGGCATGTCGAAGAAATTCGAGCACAGATTTACAGTTTGCTGGGCCCGCTTGCATGCCGAGGTAATCTTCTACTGACAGAGTTTGATGGTGGCGCAGAATTAAAAGCGCGAGGGGCCAACAAGGGGTATGCCGTCAAGACATTGTTGTCTGAGACAGATGACTCCGTCCCAGTGGCATACCTCGGCGATGATGCCACGGACGAGGATGCGTTCCAGGCGATGGAGGACCGTGGCCTGCCGGTATTGGTAAATCGAAAATGGCGGTCGACCCGGGCGAAGATGTGGATTCAACCTCCGGAAGAACTGCTGCAGTTTCTAAATGACTGGATTCGGGCCTGCGGTGGTGACGTATGA